The sequence TGTATCAAGCAGCACTGGACCGATGCGAAGATTCAGATGGCAGAGAAACACTGAAGCATCGCATCAAGTACGCGGAGAAAGTCAAGAAAATGGAAAGAAAGGTCAGTAGTCAAGGAGATAAACTATCTTTGTCTGATATTAGTCTTACACACCACGTTTTTGACACGTCAGTATAATTTTTAATACTGATTTGCAAATAATTCAGTGGTCAAAAGTCCATGAAAAACTTGCATAATCTCCATTCTTAAACTATATCTTTACAGAAGCGAGAAAAGTCAGGGTATCTTCACAGAATTACTGCAGAAAAGGGCAATGCTGGACTCATAAACATCAGTGAGAAAGAAGGAGACATTGATAGGTTTGTGACATTTTGGTACTTCATAATGATAAGTAAAAGAAACTACGTCAGAGATAATATACTGATAACAAACTGTGATGAACCACAAAAGACTGATATAAACAAATCAATCATaaatacagacagacatgtaCCTTATGTGCAATAATGCAATAACATCTTATCACGTTCACATACTTGAGCTCTTGAACAGTATGTTATGTCATGCTTCCAACAGCACATACCAagaacagctgcaggagggctgcagggccctgcagacagGAGACCTGGACACTGCAGAAAAACActttgcagctgcgctcaagCGAGTTCATGGAAAAGGTGAGTGATGAAAGTACTTTTTCAAAGGGCCTAATGGCAACGGGGATGTTGTTTTTggctgtacaaatgtatatgtcttatatttgtattttattCGCATGTATGAATTTTGGCATTTGGGAAGTTTGAGGTTGAGTTTAAAACATAAACATTTTGGGCCCCAAGCAGTTTTTTCAGGTACTGCACTAGAAATGTAGCATTTTAGACCGACACCTCCATTcctgaaagtagtgtggtacaatgtatagtCAAATGGCAGCTAGACAGCCGTCCCTGACGGGTGTTCCCGTCTGAGAAGGGGAAGCAGGGATGGGAGGACCTGCAACGTCTGTGATGGCTAGGGCAATAGCATTAAGAAATTCACGGAGGACTTTGAAGTCTTCGATTATTGTTGTTCACAGTATCAGTGGGGTGAGATGTCCTCCCCCATCGTCGTCAAACAGAAGCTATACTTTGAAACAAAGTTAACCTTATAACGTTTTATATGTAATAACAACGTGTGTTATGAATGATGCacaaaaatgaatagaaaatttaTTTGGTCATCGAGAAAAGTTGGAAATTGATTATATAATAATTACATTTTATACAGAGTCGGATAAAGGTCAATACTGCAAAGAGGGGGAGCCCCTTCTGAATTTGAGCGATGTCTACCTGAAGCGAGGAACACAATCAAAAGACGGCGATGATTTTACCAAGGCAGCAGCACTCTGTAACGCAGCACTGGTAAGATCAAAAAGAGAAGGCAACATCGAACAGAAAATCCAGTTAATAACCCAGTCATTTGTTAAGCACGTGTTTGGTATCACACAAACAGCAGATACCGAAGACATAGAGAAACACAAAACGATGTTGAAGGAAGATAGACATCAAGTAGAAAAAGAGATAAAAAAGATTGAACAAGAGGTCGACCCTTACAGCCTTGATGAGGATGACTCACATATCAGAGAAATGGAGAGAAAGAGGGCAGAAGCAATCAAGGCATTGTTCGAAACAATTATTCATCAACGAAGAAAGTTTATAGTTGGGCTTATAGATGAATGTATGGGGGTAATGGGTCCTCCTCCCTGCAAGTACGCCATGATCGGcttgggttcacaggccacagggTTACTAACACcgtactctgatctggaatttgccattttgataGAGAAGGAAACAGACAACAACATCAAGTATTTTCGCAACCTCACTCACTACCTACATCTTAAAGTGATCaatctgggagaaaccattctcccatCTTTGGCTATTAAGTCGCTTAATGATTTCAACTCAGAAAACCCACTTGACAACTGGTACTACGACTCTGTCACACCGCGTGGGTTTTCgtttgatggagccatgccGCATGCATGtaagactccactgggcagggGTAAAACATGTGAACTTATCCGCACACCGAGCAACATGACAAAACTTCTGCAAGACAATGTAACATTCCATTTGAAGAAGGGCTACCATCTTGCCAGTGTCTTGGGAAATGTTTATCTAATTACAGGGGAGCAGAAGCTGATTGATGAATATATGGCTTTATGGACTAGGCTACTGCAAGAAGACAATAACAAAATCCCCTTGTTACTGGCAAATACCATATTGAAAGAGAATTCCCCAACTTTTGAAAGACAGGTCTTGAGTGCCAGTCTACTcaatgtaaagaaagaaatctatcgaTTTTCAAGCATTGCTGTGTCATGTTGGGCACTTTTGCACGAAATACAGCCGACGACAATCTGGGAGACCATTAAAAAGATGCAGAAGAATGGTGTCATCAACAAAGAGAACGCGCATCACTTGATGGTGAtggtcagcatctcagcagaactgaggctgcggacatacatgcACAATCACGGCCAACTTGAAAACATGTCAGCATTATCGTCAATGCCGACAGAAACAGATTAGAGGAAAGACTagggaaagtgttttacatctcaatACAAACAGCTCATGAGATACTACTACACAGCAACACCTTTGAAGCGTTTTGTCTCAAAGATGATCGAGTCGCCAGAGGTTCCTTTTACCTTATTTGACAATTCTTTGCAACTAAAGTCACAGGTATACGATAGTCTGTGTGATTACCAAAACATGAAGACATGCTTGGAAAAACTTCTGCAGAACTGTCTTTCCAGATTTGGCGAATCGTCCATACATCTTTACATTTCCCGAACACTTTCCGATTTAGGTATAGCATGTCATaaacttggtgatcacaaaaaggccgtcagctattaCAAACAGTCACTAGAGATGATgcagagtatctatggtaaggacaccatgcatcctgatatcgcctcaTCACTAGGCAACTTGGGTGTCGCCTGGAGCGACCTCGGTGAatacaaaaaggccgtcagctatcacgaacagtcactagaGATGATgcagagtatctatggtaaggacaccaCGCATCCTGATATCACCTCGTCACTAGGCAACTTGGGGCTCGCCTGGAGgcaccttggtgattacaaaaaggccgtcaactatcatgaacagtcactacacatgaggcggagtatctatggtaaggacaccgcgcatcctgatatcgcctcgtcactaaacaacttgggtgctGCCTGGAggaaccttggtgattacaaaaatgCCCTCAGCTGTcgcgaacagtca comes from Branchiostoma floridae strain S238N-H82 chromosome 19, Bfl_VNyyK, whole genome shotgun sequence and encodes:
- the LOC118406495 gene encoding uncharacterized protein LOC118406495; the protein is MKGHGVEPLVEAYTSFVVKAIISKNSHLEVESLKSLGDVYLENGRAGSDNTALTKATGLYQAALDRCEDSDGRETLKHRIKYAEKVKKMERKKREKSGYLHRITAEKGNAGLINISEKEGDIDSTYQEQLQEGCRALQTGDLDTAEKHFAAALKRVHGKESDKGQYCKEGEPLLNLSDVYLKRGTQSKDGDDFTKAAALCNAALVRSKREGNIEQKIQLITQSFVKHVFGITQTADTEDIEKHKTMLKEDRHQVEKEIKKIEQEVDPYSLDEDDSHIREMERKRAEAIKALFETIIHQRRKFIVGLIDECMGVMGPPPCKYAMIGLGSQATGLLTPYSDLEFAILIEKETDNNIKYFRNLTHYLHLKVINLGETILPSLAIKSLNDFNSENPLDNWYYDSVTPRGFSFDGAMPHACKTPLGRGKTCELIRTPSNMTKLLQDNVTFHLKKGYHLASVLGNVYLITGEQKLIDEYMALWTRLLQEDNNKIPLLLANTILKENSPTFERQVLSASLLNVKKEIYRFSSIAVSCWALLHEIQPTTIWETIKKMQKNGVINKENAHHLMVMVSISAELRLRTYMHNHGQLENMSALSSMPTETD